A window of the Schistocerca nitens isolate TAMUIC-IGC-003100 chromosome 5, iqSchNite1.1, whole genome shotgun sequence genome harbors these coding sequences:
- the LOC126259426 gene encoding TELO2-interacting protein 2-like, which yields MDEGLSELEVLYSIDGEYITDNTWDVVERVVNSSLLPKLDSGFDLPPQRKDFANHIPVVARNLKALKDFMRTLKSSSNYGTKSAKLKSNFAVSLLTLCGEHISENIWTNQETNTNSREIISLLCEIFVCDNIGDLLVGEKCYSDTEVPRLYKSVLTALRPKLLKDTWKHFPGAVACYYWLLFQVHRKYLGDYLGMIVPTALIMTDDFIPENAATGIKCIAYIAEHSTKADLYCHAEVMYSAIKQSLVHKNPQVVKIAVPCLVNLLDKIERNYLKDECITEWSKYDETFEIILENLELWQKTDIREAYMETLPVFLENMPLSLVNWSSRLLELFSNYMEMGDHSSPSFLKYTVLSLKVYLQKVWPRIQHHCNRLLRMLFRFLIDVTDILHNPDNTKLSVCNVAIYNEVLKEAEECLFIVGYCAPEQVKTICSILLEKDLFSEDFHKVIQKIVTSL from the coding sequence ATGGATGAGGGGTTAAGTGAATTAGAAGTGTTATACTCCATTGATGGTGAATACATAACGGATAATACGTGGGATGTGGTGGAGAGAGTTGTGAATTCTTCGTTATTGCCGAAGTTAGACTCCGGGTTTGATctaccacctcaaagaaaagatttcGCAAATCATATACCCGTTGTTGCTCGCAATTTAAAAGCCCTCAAAGATTTTATGAGGACATTGAAGTCAAGTAGTAATTACGGAACAAAAAGTGCGAAACTTAAATCGAATTTCGCTGTTTCTTTGTTAACACTTTGTGGTGAACATATTAGTGAAAATATATGGACAAATCAAGAAACGAATACCAACAGTCGTGAAATAATATCTTTGCTGTGTGAGATTTTCGTGTGCGATAACATTGGGGATCTTCTCGTCGGCGAGAAATGTTACTCAGACACGGAAGTTCCAAGATTGTACAAATCAGTGTTAACTGCATTACGCCCAAAACTTCTCAAAGATACATGGAAACATTTCCCAGGGGCAGTTGCGTGCTACTATTGGCTGTTGTTCCAGGTGCATAGAAAATATTTAGGCGATTATCTCGGAATGATTGTTCCTACAGCGTTAATTATGACAGATGACTTCATTCCAGAAAATGCCGCGACAGGCATAAAATGTATTGCTTATATCGCAGAACATTCTACTAAGGCAGATTTATACTGCCATGCAGAAGTTATGTATTCAGCAAtaaagcagtctttggttcacaAGAATCCACAAGTCGTTAAAATTGCTGTCCCATGCCTTGTTAATTTATTGGACAAAATTGAAAGAAACTATTTGAAAGATGAATGTATTACAGAGTGGTCTAAGTACGACGAAACTTTCGAAATCATACTTGAAAATCTTGAACTGTGGCAAAAAACAGACATTAGGGAAGCCTACATGGAAACTTTACCTGTATTTCTTGAAAATATGCCATTAAGTCTTGTTAATTGGTCGTCTCGCCTTTTGGAATTATTCAGTAACTATATGGAAATGGGAGACCATTCTAGTCCAAGTTTTTTGAAATATACTGTGTTGTCTCTTAAGGTTTATTTACAAAAAGTATGGCCAAGAATCCAGCATCATTGTAACAGGCTGCTGAGGATGCTTTTTAGATTCCTCATAGATGTGACAGACATACTACACAATCCAGATAATACAAAGTTGTCTGTCTGCAATGTAGCTATTTATAATGAAGTTCTGAAGGAGGCTGAAGAATGTTTGTTCATAGTTGGGTATTGTGCCCCTGAacaagtgaagaccatatgttcCATACTGTTGGAAAAAGATTTATTCAGTGAAGACTTCCATAAAGTTATTCAAAAGATTGTTACATCTCTTTAA